In a genomic window of Demequina muriae:
- a CDS encoding phytoene/squalene synthase family protein — protein sequence MALYDEAAQAAAAQVIARYSTSFGMGARMLSATQRRHIESVYAMVRVADEIVDTYQGADAGELLDGFEAEVWRAMTSGYSTNLVAHAFGATASAVGITREQTDPFFASMRMDLDRAVHDEESFATYIFGSAEVVGEMCLAVFANSGSGPRPLDADMRTGARRLGAAYQKVNFLRDLGADEDRLGRSYFPGLTSSTLTDAGVAALVADCRADVAAAEACLTGLPRRSAAAVRTTIDIYARLLDEIESTPAQSLAGARVRVANGTKLYLALRNSCPWTAPRRDTLQASA from the coding sequence ATGGCGCTGTACGACGAGGCCGCCCAGGCCGCAGCCGCCCAGGTGATCGCCCGGTACTCCACGTCGTTCGGGATGGGCGCGCGCATGCTGAGCGCCACCCAGCGGCGACACATCGAGTCGGTCTACGCGATGGTGAGGGTGGCGGACGAGATCGTCGACACCTACCAGGGCGCCGACGCCGGCGAGCTGCTCGACGGCTTCGAGGCCGAGGTGTGGCGCGCCATGACCTCCGGATACTCGACCAACCTCGTGGCGCACGCGTTCGGCGCGACCGCGTCCGCCGTCGGCATCACCCGCGAGCAGACCGACCCGTTCTTCGCGTCCATGCGGATGGACCTCGACCGCGCGGTGCACGACGAGGAGTCCTTCGCGACGTACATCTTCGGCTCGGCCGAGGTGGTGGGCGAGATGTGCCTCGCGGTCTTCGCGAACTCCGGCTCCGGCCCGCGGCCCCTCGACGCGGACATGCGCACGGGCGCGCGCCGGCTGGGCGCCGCGTATCAGAAGGTGAACTTCCTGCGCGATCTGGGTGCGGACGAGGATCGCCTGGGTCGCTCGTACTTCCCGGGCCTCACGTCGTCCACCCTCACGGACGCCGGCGTCGCGGCACTGGTCGCGGACTGCCGGGCGGACGTGGCGGCTGCCGAGGCGTGCCTCACCGGCCTGCCCCGGCGCTCCGCCGCCGCCGTCCGCACCACGATCGACATCTACGCGCGGCTGCTCGACGAGATCGAGTCCACCCCGGCTCAGTCCCTCGCCGGTGCGCGCGTCCGCGTGGCCAACGGCACCAAGCTGTATCTGGCGCTGCGGAACTCGTGTCCGTGGACCGCCCCCCGGCGTGACACTCTGCAGGCATCGGCGTGA
- a CDS encoding polyprenyl synthetase family protein, giving the protein MLTTDGLRSFVDARLPRVHETLDAHVTVAAAELPVAGPDYARLWRSIGEQFSGGKNLRPSLTLAAYAGLGGDDAEAVVPVAAAMEMLHTAMLVHDDILDHDEVRRGRPNVAGCRRADLADRDLPADQVEDHVLSAALLGGDLALSSAYDLVSRTNLPAHHRIACLDLITRAVRATIAGELLDMYGDLTPVAEADALRVAELKTATYSFVVPLLAGAQLAGADPTMVSHLERIGTGLGLSFQLADDDLGVFGDPGQTGKSNLSDLRAGKRTELVRQAFVAASPDQLAVLERHVGDPELTDADADRLREIMVETGARGRTTALSRRYARDAARIARERVPAPLSGYLVDLVDTLDGRSS; this is encoded by the coding sequence GTGCTGACCACAGACGGCCTGCGCTCCTTCGTGGATGCGCGACTTCCCCGCGTCCACGAGACCCTCGACGCGCACGTCACCGTCGCGGCCGCCGAGCTCCCTGTCGCTGGGCCCGACTACGCACGACTGTGGCGGTCCATCGGAGAGCAGTTCTCCGGCGGCAAGAACCTCCGCCCGTCGCTGACCCTCGCCGCCTACGCGGGCCTGGGCGGCGACGATGCCGAGGCAGTGGTGCCCGTCGCCGCCGCGATGGAGATGCTGCACACCGCGATGCTCGTGCACGACGACATCCTCGACCACGACGAGGTGCGGCGTGGCCGCCCCAACGTGGCCGGGTGCCGTCGGGCGGACCTCGCGGACCGTGACCTCCCCGCCGATCAGGTCGAGGACCACGTGCTCTCGGCAGCGCTGCTGGGCGGAGACCTGGCGCTCTCGAGCGCCTACGACCTGGTGTCGCGCACCAACCTGCCCGCGCACCATCGGATCGCGTGCCTCGACCTCATCACCCGGGCGGTGCGCGCCACCATCGCAGGCGAGCTGCTCGACATGTACGGCGACCTCACGCCCGTGGCGGAGGCCGACGCGCTGCGCGTGGCCGAACTCAAGACCGCGACCTACTCGTTCGTGGTGCCCCTGCTCGCCGGCGCCCAGCTCGCAGGCGCGGATCCCACGATGGTGTCCCACCTCGAACGGATCGGCACCGGACTGGGCCTGAGCTTCCAGCTGGCCGACGACGACCTGGGCGTCTTCGGCGACCCGGGACAGACGGGCAAGTCGAACCTCTCCGACCTGCGCGCGGGCAAGCGCACCGAACTGGTGCGTCAGGCCTTCGTCGCAGCCTCGCCCGACCAGCTCGCCGTGCTGGAGCGCCACGTCGGAGACCCGGAGCTCACCGATGCCGACGCGGACCGCCTTCGCGAGATCATGGTCGAGACCGGCGCGCGCGGGCGCACCACGGCCCTCTCGCGCCGCTATGCACGGGACGCCGCGCGCATCGCCCGCGAGCGAGTGCCGGCTCCGCTGAGCGGGTATCTCGTCGACCTGGTCGACACGCTCGACGGGCGCTCGTCGTGA
- the pknB gene encoding Stk1 family PASTA domain-containing Ser/Thr kinase, whose translation MNDDANMLAGRYEVGDLIGRGGMAEVHIGYDTRLGRTVAIKILRADLARDPSFQTRFRREAQSAAGLNHPSIVAVYDTGEDHIPGATGNPQAVPFIVMEYVEGHTVRDILKGDVAAPIDEAVEIASGVLTALDYAHHAGLVHRDIKPANVMLTPTGAVKVMDFGIARALADAGNTMTQTQAVVGTAQYLSPEQARGETVDARSDLYSAGCLLFELLTGRPPFIGDSPVSVAYQHVREEAPKPSDFASDVPPALDQVVLRALAKNRDHRYATAQEFLGDLRAVMGGGQVSPSTGAIAVGSAAFGAGAAGVAAAAAGMTPEQIEDQPTQAMPAQQAGPDTGATQVMPAEAAPAWASVGGAGSVPPPQSATVAVSDEHELDDEDDARRRKIILWVSLGVAALIAIILLILLFNRDDEPEIVMVAVPDVVGMTEAEALTALDDVGLVGETTTEPSDDVEEGLVISTDPAAEDEVEEGTSVSVLVSAGPDAVEIPSVRGLREDDARRQLEDLGLEVTIGDPDDDDPDFEEGRVTRTEPAEGTEVPGGSAVELFLSSGMVELPDLVGSDEDAARAQLNELGLIPDTTDVVDESVAPGTVVSQSPGEGRVPQRSTVNLEVAVEPSTVAVPDVTGRSQADAERELGTQDLTFGYDDEQYSNDIPEGSVISQNPNGGTQVAPGTEVRLVLSRGPEPEEPVEPDVDITEGG comes from the coding sequence ATGAACGACGACGCGAACATGCTTGCGGGACGATACGAGGTCGGCGACCTCATCGGCCGGGGCGGCATGGCCGAGGTTCACATCGGCTACGACACCCGCCTGGGCCGGACGGTCGCCATCAAGATCCTGCGCGCCGACCTGGCGCGCGACCCGTCATTCCAGACCCGGTTTCGCCGCGAGGCACAGTCGGCGGCGGGCCTCAACCACCCGTCGATCGTCGCCGTGTACGACACGGGCGAGGACCACATTCCCGGCGCCACCGGCAACCCGCAGGCCGTGCCGTTCATCGTCATGGAGTACGTCGAGGGCCACACGGTCCGCGACATCCTCAAGGGCGACGTGGCGGCACCCATCGACGAGGCGGTCGAGATCGCCTCGGGCGTGCTCACCGCTCTCGACTACGCGCACCACGCCGGGCTGGTGCACCGCGACATCAAGCCCGCGAACGTGATGCTCACCCCCACCGGCGCGGTCAAGGTCATGGACTTCGGCATCGCGCGCGCCCTCGCCGATGCGGGCAACACGATGACGCAGACTCAGGCGGTCGTGGGAACGGCGCAGTACCTGTCTCCCGAGCAGGCGCGAGGCGAGACCGTCGATGCCCGCTCCGACCTCTACTCCGCCGGCTGCCTGCTGTTCGAGCTGCTCACGGGTCGCCCCCCGTTCATCGGCGACTCCCCGGTGTCCGTCGCCTACCAGCATGTGCGCGAGGAGGCCCCCAAGCCCTCCGACTTCGCCTCCGACGTTCCTCCCGCCCTCGACCAGGTGGTGCTGCGGGCCCTCGCCAAGAACCGTGATCACCGCTACGCCACCGCTCAGGAGTTCCTGGGCGACCTGCGCGCCGTCATGGGCGGCGGCCAGGTCAGCCCGTCGACGGGCGCGATCGCCGTGGGGTCCGCCGCCTTCGGCGCCGGAGCCGCAGGCGTCGCGGCTGCCGCTGCCGGCATGACGCCCGAGCAGATCGAGGACCAGCCCACGCAGGCGATGCCCGCCCAGCAGGCTGGCCCGGATACGGGAGCGACCCAGGTGATGCCCGCCGAAGCGGCGCCGGCATGGGCCTCCGTGGGAGGCGCGGGGTCGGTCCCGCCGCCGCAGTCCGCGACCGTCGCCGTCAGCGACGAGCACGAGCTCGACGACGAGGACGACGCGCGCCGTCGAAAGATCATCCTGTGGGTCTCGCTCGGCGTCGCAGCGCTGATCGCCATCATCCTGCTCATCCTGCTGTTCAACCGCGACGACGAGCCCGAGATCGTCATGGTGGCCGTCCCCGACGTCGTGGGGATGACCGAGGCCGAGGCGCTCACGGCACTCGACGACGTGGGCCTCGTGGGCGAGACCACCACCGAGCCGTCAGACGACGTCGAGGAGGGACTGGTCATCAGCACCGACCCCGCCGCCGAGGATGAGGTGGAGGAGGGCACGTCTGTCTCCGTCCTGGTCTCTGCGGGTCCCGATGCTGTAGAGATCCCGAGCGTGCGCGGGCTGCGGGAGGACGATGCGCGGCGGCAGCTGGAAGACCTCGGTCTCGAGGTCACCATCGGAGATCCCGACGACGACGACCCCGACTTCGAGGAGGGGCGCGTCACCCGCACCGAGCCTGCCGAAGGCACCGAGGTCCCAGGCGGATCCGCCGTCGAGCTGTTCCTGTCGAGCGGCATGGTGGAGCTCCCCGACCTCGTGGGGTCCGATGAGGATGCCGCCCGTGCGCAGCTCAACGAACTGGGCCTGATCCCCGACACCACTGACGTCGTGGACGAGTCCGTCGCCCCGGGCACCGTGGTCTCGCAGAGCCCCGGAGAGGGCCGCGTTCCCCAGCGTTCGACGGTCAACCTCGAGGTCGCCGTCGAGCCGTCGACCGTCGCCGTTCCTGACGTCACCGGACGGTCGCAGGCCGATGCGGAGCGCGAGCTCGGCACGCAGGACCTGACCTTCGGGTACGACGACGAGCAGTACTCGAACGACATTCCCGAAGGCTCAGTCATCTCGCAGAACCCGAACGGCGGCACCCAGGTCGCCCCGGGCACCGAGGTGCGGCTGGTGCTGTCCAGGGGACCCGAGCCGGAGGAGCCCGTCGAGCCGGACGTGGACATCACGGAGGGTGGCTAG